A stretch of the Nicotiana tabacum cultivar K326 chromosome 6, ASM71507v2, whole genome shotgun sequence genome encodes the following:
- the LOC107817618 gene encoding uncharacterized protein LOC107817618 produces the protein MAEEEEEDYMGDLSHFIPPEASSIPPNPSYKPASRSNKHVVSNSSNKKRKVLNWQERKKLKREKKQIEEDQKTLVNLESAIPETNIGFKMLKQMGYTPGSALGKEGSGMSEPVGLEIRRGRAGIGKEDDKVEKMRREMEKADRDRRREVELMETFESHLKERWKEKRIVSNFHKAEAVLAQLENREVVEEKKEEEDEEKEEEELITEEDLLNTLMKLRDEYHYCLFCGCQYESTEALLSNCPGVAEEDH, from the exons ATggcggaagaagaggaagaagattaCATGGGAGACCTTTCTCATTTCATTCCTCCAGAAGCTTCTTCTATTCCCCCTAATCCCTCTTATAAACCG GCATCAagatcaaataagcatgtagtttCGAACTCTTCAAACAAGAAACGTAAGGTGTTAAATTGGCAAGAACGCAAAAAgctcaagagagagaagaagcAGATTGAAGAGGACCAGAAAACTCTAGTTAACTTAGAGTCGGCAATTCCTGAGACCAACATTGGGTTCAAGATGTTGAAACAAATGGGATATACTCCTGGATCAGCTTTAGGCAAGGAAGGCTCGGGTATGTCTGAACCCGTGGGGCTGGAAATCAGAAGGGGGCGTGCCGGGATTGGGAAGGAAGATGATAAGGTAGAGAAGATGAGGAGGGAAATGGAGAAGGCCGACAGGGATAGAAGGAGAGAAGTAGAGCTAATGGAAACTTTTGAATCTCACCTGAAGGAGCGATGGAAGGAAAAGAGGATCGTCAGCAATTTTCACAAGGCTGAGGCAGTACTGGCTCAGTTAGAGAATAGGGAGGTAGTAGaggagaaaaaggaagaagaggatgaagaaaaggAAGAGGAAGAACTGATCACTGAAGAG GATTTGCTCAACACATTGATGAAACTGAGAGATGAATATCATTACTGTCTTTTTTGTGGATGTCAG tATGAGTCAACCGAGGCGCTGCTATCTAACTGCCCCGGGGTAGCTGAGGAGGACCACTAA